The genomic DNA GGATGACTTTTTCCTGATAGATGTTTTCGGGGTCGATCGGTTGGGGAGCAGGTTGGGCAAACGGATTATCCGCCCAGGCGACACCGCTCAAGAGAATGCTGCCCATCAGACAGAAGGATAGACAAACGAGAAGAAGCCCAACGCTACGCCGCAGATATTGCATCGATCGCATCCCATGAACTGCTTGCTAAACTTGCTTTCTAACCTGGGTTATCTAGACCGGAGGATTGTCCGAGTTCCAGTATGTCTAGCTTATGCGGTTTACTGGGTGGGACGGAAGAGTATTGGCTGCTTTTTACAGGTCAGCCAGCCATCGGGCAATGGTGCTAACGTGGCAAATAGCGTTTTGAATAAGACGAATCTGCATTATGGCTGAGCAGGGGATCGAACTCTACATCGTGCGGCACGGATTGGCAGGCGAACACGGCAGCTATGCCAACGACAATGAGCGTCCGTTAACCGAAGAGGGAGTTCGCAAAACGCGCAAGGTGGCAAAACAGCTGAAAGAATTCGGTCTGAAATTTGATTTGATTCAGACGAGTCCCCTCGTTCGGGCAAAGCAGACGGCAGAGATTTTGCAGGCGATCGGGTTAGGGAAATCTTTGGAGGAGTTTGCGGAGCTTGCCCCAGGCGGGAACTTTGAGCAGTGGATCAACTGGCTTCAGGGTTGGGGAGCGTCACAAGAAGCACGGAAGGGCAACTGCTTAGCGATCGTCGGACATGAGCCGGACTTAAGTGATTGGGCGCAGCGGTTAGTTTGGGGGGAGGCGCGGCAGCAGATCGTCCTAAAGAAGGCAGGCGTGATTGGGATTCAGTTGCCCACTGAGGGTTCGCCGATCGGTCGCAGTGAGCTATTTTGGCTGACCCCGCCGAAGTTTTTGATTGCAGATTAAAGACATTTCTTGAATGGATATTTTGGGTGCGCTGATTGGTTCCTTTGCGCTGCTGGTGATCAGCGTGACGCATGGGGTATTTGTTGCCTATCCGCTGCTGATCACGCTGGGTTTGCTGGTGGCGGTTCTGGCTCGGCGCGGGTTTGCCCTTCGGAATTTGATGGGGATGGCGATCGCGGGAAGTCGCAAATCCTTTTCGGTGATTGGCATTTTGCTGATTATTGGCGCAGTCACCGCCGTTTGGATGGCAGCGGGAACCGTTCCGGCGATCGTCTACTACGGCATTCAATTAATCAATCCCAATTTGTTTGTTCTGTGTGCCTTTTTGCTGACGAGTTTTGTATCGTTTTTGATTGGTACATCCTTTGGAGCCGCCAGCACGATCGGCACGGCACTCATGATCATGGCGCGGGGCAGCAGCGTTGATCCTCACTTGGTGGCAGGAGCGGTTATTGCGGGAGCATATTGGGGCGATCGCTGTTCTCCCATGTCCTCCAGTGCAAATCTGGTGGCAGCCGTGACGAAAAGCGATTTGTATCAGAACATCCAGAATATGCTGGCGACGGGATGGTTGCCGACTGCGTTAGCCTGCGTCATTTATGCGGTCATTTCTTTCTTCTATCCGGTTCAGAATACGAGCAGCTCCCTTTCTGCGGAGCTAGCCAAGTTATTTGATCTGAATTTAATCACCTTCTTACCCGCGATCGTCATTCTGGTCCTGGCGCTGCTGAAACTTCCGGTGAAACAGGCAATGCTCTGGAGTATCGCTGCGGGTGTTGTTTTGGCGTTCACGTTACAGCACTACACATTGCTTCAAATTTTGCAGTTTTCGTTCACCGGATTTCATCTGGAGCAGGAAAGTTCGATTCGATCGATTCTGGCGGGTGGCGGGATTGTCTCGATGATGCGCGTCTGTGCGATCGTGATTGTCTCGACGGCAATTTCCGGCGTTTTAACGGGAACGAATGCGCTGGGATTGGTGCAGAAATTCCTCCAGTCCTTTCGATCGCGCAGCGGTTTGTTTGTGGGAACAACGTTGGTCAGCATTGGGGCTTCGGCGTTTGGCTGTACCCAGGCGATCGCGATTTTGCTCACGGCAGAGCTGGTGAAACCGCAGTACGAAGCTCACTATAAAACCCCAGAAATAGCAGCAGATCGGCTGGCGATCGATCTGGAAAATACGGCTGTGGTCATTGCGCCGCTGATTCCCTGGAATATTGCCGGACTGGTTCCTGCCACCGTTCTGATGAGCGATAGCGGCTTTATTCCGTTTGCGGTCTATCTCTATTTAATTCCGCTCTGTTATTGGGTTGTGCTGCGATCGGGGCGAGAAGCGATCGGAAGCGCTGAATTTTCTCAAAAATCCTAACGAACTTAGACGAAGTATAAAAGGAGTCTGGCGAGGTCGGGCAATTGGGCTAGGATGCTCTCATTGTGACCCATGACATACGGTAAAAGACTCCCCATGATTCCCGGCGAAATTCTGACTGAAGCAGGCGAAATCGAACTCAATGCCGATCGTCCTACCGTGACGCTGACCGTTGCTAATACAGGCGATCGACCGATTCAGATTGGTTCCCATTTTCATTTTTATGAGGTGAATAGAGCTTTGTCATTCGATCGGGAGCAGGCAAGGGGAATGCGGCTGGATATTCCGGCGGGAACGGCGGTGCGATTTGAGCCGGGAGATGAGCGGGAAGTTACGCTGGTTCCGTTTGTGGGCAGTCGGCAGGTTTATGGCTTTAATGGATTAATCAACGGTGCCTTGGATGGCGAAAAGCCGGAATCGAAGCACAAAGACGCGAAGCACAAGAAAGACAAGAAAAAGAAGAAGTAATCGAAGCAGAAGGGCACTATGAAGCTCAAAGATCGGAACAAGCTGCAAGTAGACTGGATCTCGACGCTGAAAGGAATTACCAGCCTGCTGCGCGATCCGGGCAATACGGATTCGGTGTATGACGTAGAGGACGGCTTGAAGAACATCAAAGCAACTCAGCTTGCCGTCGATTATGTGAAATCGCAGCCCGGTGTTGCCGAGTTGTTTGAGCAACGCTACCTGGCTCCTTCTCCCGATCTGTCTGCTCTGTTGCAGCTTTCGCCGGATTCGTTGGGCTATGCCTACGCAAAGTATTTGACTGATTCAGGCTTTGATGCGGAGTTTTATCGCAAAGAGGTCGTAGACAGCGACATCACCTACTTTTTCATGCGCGTCCGCCAGACCCACGACATCTGGCATATTCTGGGCGGATTCTCCACCGATCCGCTAGGCGAACTGTCGCTAAAAGCCTTTGAACTTGCCCAAATCCGTCGCCCGATCGCCGCTATTTTTGTTGCCGGAGGACTGCTGCAAACCCTCCTAAAAGCCCCGGATCAGATGGGCAACTTTCTAGAGCAGATTGCGATCGGCTATCGGATGGGCGCAAAGGCAAAACCCCTGCTGGCTCAAAAATGGGAGGAACAGTGGGAAAAGCCTCTTGCAGAATGGCGATCGGAGTTGGATGTGGAGCCGATGACGACTTATGTTCCCTAAGGGTCTAACGCCCTAACGTGCTAGCCAATGTATAAACTCTACGATTTTCTACCGTCCGGTAACGGCTACAAAGTGCGCTTGCTCCTGACCCAGCTAGGCATTCCCTTTGAGCTAATTTTGCTGGATATTCTCAAAGGCGAAACCCGCACCCCCGAATTTCTGGCAAAGAATCCTAACGGACGTATCCCGCTTTTGGAACTCTCGCCGGGGGAATTCCTCTCCGAGTCGAACGCGATTCTAATTTACCTCAGTCAGGGTACAGAGTTTTTGCCGCTTTCCCCTCTCGAACACGCCAGAGTGATGCAGTGGCTCTTTTTTGAGCAGTACAGCCACGAACCCTTTATCGCCACCTCTCGCTTCTGGCTTCAGCACGACATGGCAGAAACCAAAAAACAGGCACTTGAGGAAAAACAGGCTCCTGGCTATGCCGCATTAGGCGTAATGGAACAGCGGCTCAAAGACCATCCTTTTCTGGTGAACGATCGCTATACGATCGCCGATATTGCCCTGTACGCCTACACCCATGTCGCCCACGAAGGGAATTTCGATCTGAGCGGTTTCTCCGGTATCTTGCAGTGGATCGATCGGGTTAAAAGTCAGCCCAATCATATTTTGATTACCGATGAGGCGATCGGGCAGGATTCTTAACCCTGCTTTCCAGCCTTCAATTCCCGACTCAGCAACGCCACACTCAGCGTCACGATCAAAATGCCCACAATCTGAATAGTGTTCAGCCGCTCCTGAATCGTGAACCATGCCAGCAGTGCTGTTAACGCCGGATTCGTGGCAGCCACGATCGATGCAGCCGTCGCCCCCAGATAGCGAATGCCAAAGTTATTGGTCAAGTGACCGCCAAAGGAGACGATCGCAGACAGTAAACCCGCGACCCAAAGCGCAGCCCAGGGTAACTGCTGGGTATGGAAATTGAGCACCAGTAAACTGATGCCGGAGAGAATCATGGTCGTGCCGAAGCTGATCCAGGTGTAGGAAAAGGGATGAATTCGCTCGAAGCTCTTTTGGGCGATCACGGCGTAGAAAGCATAGGTGACACCCGATCCCAATCCGGTGAGAATGCCCACGAGACTGGCGTGATCTATCTGGGCGTTAATGACGGGCATCGTCAAATAGCTGCCCACAAGCACAAAGCCCATGACAATCCAGCTTAAGGAACTGGGACGGCTGCCAAACCACTTCCAGGAGAGCAGTGCCGTAAAAACGGGATAGGTGAAAAATAACGTCATTGCGATCCCCGTGGGAATCGAGCCGATTGCAATATAGAGCAGTGCCAGATAGAGAAACATCAATCCTCCCCCGACTAAGGATTGCCAGAGGAGAGAACGATTGGAGCGATCGCGCAGATAATGCAGATCAGACCAGATTCCCGGATGCAAAACAGGCGCAGCCGATGAGGTGAGAGGAATGACCAGCAGCGTCCGCATGAACATCAGCAGGAATGAGCTGGCGAGCGTGGGGGTGACGAATCCACCCGTTGTAAAAAGACCTAAGACATCGTGTTCCTTAAATAGAACTCTGACCAATACATTTTGAAAACAGAAAAATACAGAGGACAGTAAAACAATCAGTAAACCAAACATTCGTTAGCTGAATTGATATGAGGGAACCTATCTTTCAGGAGATTAACACCATTCACGCTGCCACCGAGGGAAAGCGAACCGTGAGAATCGTTGAGTCCTCTTCTGCCTCCCAGCAATGCTCCACGCCTGGAAGCCACATGACATAGTCTCCCTGCTGCGATAAGACAATCGATCGCTCTGGAAACTCCACCCGAAATCGTCCGTCAATCAGAATCGAGAGGGTCGTGACCTGAGTATTAGTTGTCCAAGCAGTGCGGCGATCGCCCCTGGGATGGCTTGCCCATTTGAGTTCAACGGCATCGGTCGATCGGGGATCATCTGCTGGCGTAATGAAATGACCCATAAACCAGCCGCGATAGTGATTACCTTCTAGAGAAGCATTTCCCGTAATAATTTCTAAGGGCATTGTTTTATCTTTAAGCAAAATAATTTGCTGCTAATGTCAGTGTTTGAATCCCATCGGGTCATCCTGATGCAATCGTCAGAATCAGAAGAATCTTTTTCTAAAATCTGCTTAATATTAGTCACGGATAGCAAATTTTACACGCAACCCTTAGAACTAAAGAAGATAAAACTTTGATGAATCTGTCTTATTGCGGTTGGTGACAGGCGTCGGAAAGAACTAAAGTTTTATTTAGCAATAGAAATACTGTGTAAATTCGTTTATCAAATCTCCCAGTATTTGAGGTTGTCATCTAACTTAAGAATGATTCAGTATGAAGGAGTATGACGGCAGCTTTGCTTGCTAGTGTTTTGTTTTTTTAAGCGAATTGACTGTAAGGAAACCGTCGTAGACACTCACAAAACTCACAAATTCGTGGGAGCGGGAGTTTGGGGATTCTGTCCCCGTACCCCATTTCAACCCAATGGGATGGCTGTCGTCTCTCTTCTTTTCGTTCTGCTAAAGAAATCACCCCCAGATCTTCTTTTCCCTCAACGAAAGCACAGCAGATCTTTGAGTTACTAGGATTCAAGTTTGATGCAACTACTGGGTAGAGATTTGAAGAATCAGAACCCCTCTGATTCTATTTCGATATCGATGTTCCGACAGCTCGAAATGGGGTATCCGCGTCCGCAGCTTCAGCGACCGAACTGGATGAATCTCAACGGCACCTGGCGATTTGCCTTCGACGATGCTGGACAGTGGCATCAGCCCGAAGATGTGACCGAATGGACTCATGCGATCGAAGTTCCCTTTGCGCCGGAGGCTCCGCAGAGCGGCATTGGCGATACGGGCTTCCATCCCAACTGCTGGTACGAGCGCGAGTTTTCTGTCCTGGTTCAGGAACACTGCGACCTGCCCGATCCAGCCCAAATTAATGAGCCGACCTGTCTTACCCTGCGTCCTGGCGGTCGGGTGCTGCTGCACTTTGGCGCAGTCGATTATCACGCTCGTGTCTGGGTGAACGGTCACTATCTGGGGGAGCATGAGGGCGGACATACCCCCTTCAGCTTCGACATTACCGCTGCCCTGAATCCGGGGGAAGTTCAGCGAGTTACCGTTTGGGCACAGGACGATCCGCAGGAGTTAGATAAACCGCGAGGCAAGCAGGACTGGCTGCTGGATGCCCATAGCATCTGGTATCCGCGCACCAGCGGCATCTGGCAAACCGTGTGGCTGGAGAGCGTCCCGGAAACCTACATTCGTCAAATTCGCTGGACACCCCACTTTGAACGCTGGGAAATTGGCACTGAGGCATTTTTGGCAGGTTCGCTGCAAGGCGATCTTCAGCTACGGGTGCGGCTCACGGTGGATAATCGCCTGCTGGTGAGCGATATCTATGAGGTGATTAATTCTGAAGTTCATCGCCGCATTGCCCTCTCCGATCCGGGAATCGATGACTACCGAAACGCCCTGCTGTGGAGTCCCGAAAAGCCAACCCTGATCGATGCTCAGGTACAGCTCTGGCGCGGCGGCGAACTGATCGACGAAGTGAAATCCTACACGGCAATGCGAACGGTGGGGATTCAACGCGATCGTTTTATGCTGAACGGTCATCCCTACTATCTGCGGCTGGTGCTGGATCAGGGCTACTGGACAGAAACGCTGATGACTCCGCCCTCCGACGAGGCGCTCCGTCGCGATATCGAACTGACGAAGCGGATGGGCTTTAACGGCGTTCGCAAACACCAGAAGATCGAAGACCCGCGTTTCCTTTACTGGGCGGACGTAATGGGCTTGCTGGTCTGGGAGGAAATGCCGAGCGCCTACCGCTTTACCCACAAAGCAGTCGAACGCATTACGAAAGAATGGACAGAAGTGCTGGAGCGAGACAGCAGTCATCCCTGTATTGTGGCTTGGGTGCCGTTTAACGAATCCTGGGGTGTGCCTAACTTGACGGAGAACGCCGCCCACCGCTACTACGTCCAGGCACTCTACTACCTGACCAAAACCCTCGACCCAACCCGTCCGGTCATTGGCAACGACGGCTGGGAAAGCACCACGACGGACATCCTGGCGATCCACGACTACGATAGTCAACCCCAGCGACTCGCCAAGCGATACGGCTCCGATGTGAAGCTGTCCGACCTGTTCCAGAATCAGCGTCCGGGCGGTCGCATCCTCACCCTCGACGGTTACCCGCACCAGGGACAGCCCATTATGCTGACGGAGTTTGGCGGCATTGCCTACACGCGCCCCGAAGAGTCTGCCCATACCTGGGGCTATGCCCGATCGCAGGATGCCTCGGACTTCCAAAAGCAATACAGCTCCCTGCTGCTGGCAGTGAACCGGGTCGAAATGTTTGCCGGATTCTGCTATACCCAGCTGACCGACACTTTCCAAGAAGCCAACGGACTCCTCTACGCCGATCGCACTCCCAAGTTTCCCCTCGAAGCGATCGCCGCCGCCACCCTGGCGAGAGAAGAACTCCCCGTCGCCGGAATGATCGCCCCCCTCCCCGACGGACATGGCGGAACCCCTGCCTGGTGCGACCAAAACCAGATGGAGCAGATGCCCCAGTGCAGCGGACACCCAGGACAGCCGTGGTAGTCAACTTGGCAGGCGAGACGCCTACCCCACAAGATGATTTGCAGATCGAATTCTGTCTTTAAGGACGATCGAATTCCGACTTAAAAATCCAATCTGGAAACGAGGGGGCAAACCGTCCCCTTTTTTCACGCCAAAAAACCCTCCCCTGCTCCCCACTCCCCTACTCCCTCACAAATTCCGCCTCCGGTGTCTGCCTCTTTAGACAGGGGTTTCCTGATGACTGGGGCGTTATCCTCTGGCTTATAGGTCGTAGCTCTGTAGACGCAGCGTGGTGGCTTCTTAGTAATGGCTCCTCAAATGCATTCCCAGGAATTAACCAAGCCCGATGGTCGAAAACTGACGCTCTATAGCCGTCAGCCCATTTCCTCAGAAATTCAGGCTCCCAGTCCGGGCAGCGATCCGATTCAGGCTAATCCCCATTTGCGCTGGCATCCGCTGCGGGGTGAATGGGTCGCCTACGCGAGTCACCGTCAGGGACGGACGTTTATGCCGCCGCCGGAGTATAATCCGCTGGCTCCCACAACCAATCCCCAGTTCCCCACCGAACTGCCCCAGGGACGCTACGACGTGGCGGTGTTTGACAATCGCTTTCCCTCCATGATTCCCTCGGCGCACGATGCTCCTGAAACGATCGTCGATACAATCCCTGCCAATGGAGCCTGCGAGGTCGTTGTCTTTACCCAAGATCCCAACACATCTTTGAGTCAGCTTCCGCTGGATCACTTGGATCTCCTGCTGCAAGTGTGGGGCGATCGCACCCGTGCGTTGGGCAATCAGTCACAAATTCAGTATGTGCTGCCGTTTGAAAATAAGGGTGTAGAAGTCGGCGTAACGCTGCACCATCCCCACGGACAAATCTATGCCTATCCCTTCGTCCCACCCGTTCCCGCCCGAATGCTGGAGCAGCAGCAAAGCTATCATCAGCAGCATCAACGCGGCTTACTTCAAGATTTAATTCAGCAGGAAATCAACGATAACCAGCGCATTCTCTATTCAGATAACGAAGCGATCGCCTTTGTCCCCGTTTGTGCCCGTTATCCCTATGAGGTGTGGGTTGCGCCGATTCAGCCCGTTGCGACGTTCATGGATTTGTCTGCCGCTCAGCGATCGTCCCTGGCAAAAGCACTCAAAACCGTAACGCTCAAATTCGACGGACTGTGGCAGCGACCGTTCCCCTATCTGATGGCATGGTTCCAGGCTCCCACGGACGGACGATCGCACCCGGAAGCTCACCTGCACGCCGAATTTTATCCGCCCTACCGCACCCGCGATCGGCTGAAGTACCTGGCAGGAACCGAACTCGCTGCCGGGATGTTCGCCAACGATGCCCTCCCAGAAGAGAAAGCGAAAGAACTGCAAGCCGTAACCATCACGCTAGAAGAACCTAGCCTCAGCGTCTAGCAAGCTGATGTGACTCTGCGATCGCAACCCCAAAACGATAGCCCCTTGAGGGAATAGGGAGTAGGGAGTAGGGGAGCAGGAGAGCAGGGGGCGGATCAAGTCACACGTACACAAAAGTTTTCAAACGAAATTCTAGAAATTTGTCCAGGAGAAAAGCCCGATGGTGACAGCACTCCCTTTGGCGATCGATCAGCACAAGCAGCAAAACCAAACTTCCTCAGAAATCACCGATAAGCTAAATAAACTCCGTCGGGCACTACAGGAAACGGGGGCAGCGGCAGTGCGATTGCGCGGAACGGATTGGTTCGCTTGGGCAACGGCAGGCGGCTCCCACACGGTTTTGCTGGCGGCAGCGGCAGGCGTGGCGGATGTGCTGGCGACGCAGGAAGGCGCGTATATCCTGACAAACGAAATCGAAGCGCAGCGGCTCAAAGACGAAGAATTGCCGGGCGGAATGTACCAGGTGCAGGCGAGTCCCTGGGCAGACGAAGAACCTCAAAAAGCCTTTCTCCGGGAAGTTACGGCAGGCGGCAAAATCATCAGCGATCGTCCCACAAACGGCGAATCTCCCCTCCCCAATTCCCTGATGCAGCAGAAGCGAATTCTCTTGCCCAGCGAAATCGATCGCTATCGTCAGGTCGGACGGCTCGCCAGCGAAGCCATGACCGAAGTCATGCAGCAGGCACAGCCCGACTGGACAGAGTACGAGCTAGCAGGCGCAGGCGCAAAAGCCCTATGGTCACGCGGACTTCACCCCGCCCTTACCCTGGTTGCTGGAGAACGACGCTTACCCCTGTACCGCCACGCAGTCCCCACTGGAGAGGCGATCGGACGCAGGGCAATGATGGTCTTCTGTGCGCGAGG from Leptolyngbya ohadii IS1 includes the following:
- the sixA gene encoding phosphohistidine phosphatase SixA translates to MAEQGIELYIVRHGLAGEHGSYANDNERPLTEEGVRKTRKVAKQLKEFGLKFDLIQTSPLVRAKQTAEILQAIGLGKSLEEFAELAPGGNFEQWINWLQGWGASQEARKGNCLAIVGHEPDLSDWAQRLVWGEARQQIVLKKAGVIGIQLPTEGSPIGRSELFWLTPPKFLIAD
- a CDS encoding Na+/H+ antiporter NhaC family protein, coding for MDILGALIGSFALLVISVTHGVFVAYPLLITLGLLVAVLARRGFALRNLMGMAIAGSRKSFSVIGILLIIGAVTAVWMAAGTVPAIVYYGIQLINPNLFVLCAFLLTSFVSFLIGTSFGAASTIGTALMIMARGSSVDPHLVAGAVIAGAYWGDRCSPMSSSANLVAAVTKSDLYQNIQNMLATGWLPTALACVIYAVISFFYPVQNTSSSLSAELAKLFDLNLITFLPAIVILVLALLKLPVKQAMLWSIAAGVVLAFTLQHYTLLQILQFSFTGFHLEQESSIRSILAGGGIVSMMRVCAIVIVSTAISGVLTGTNALGLVQKFLQSFRSRSGLFVGTTLVSIGASAFGCTQAIAILLTAELVKPQYEAHYKTPEIAADRLAIDLENTAVVIAPLIPWNIAGLVPATVLMSDSGFIPFAVYLYLIPLCYWVVLRSGREAIGSAEFSQKS
- a CDS encoding urease subunit beta, with translation MTYGKRLPMIPGEILTEAGEIELNADRPTVTLTVANTGDRPIQIGSHFHFYEVNRALSFDREQARGMRLDIPAGTAVRFEPGDEREVTLVPFVGSRQVYGFNGLINGALDGEKPESKHKDAKHKKDKKKKK
- a CDS encoding Coq4 family protein, giving the protein MKLKDRNKLQVDWISTLKGITSLLRDPGNTDSVYDVEDGLKNIKATQLAVDYVKSQPGVAELFEQRYLAPSPDLSALLQLSPDSLGYAYAKYLTDSGFDAEFYRKEVVDSDITYFFMRVRQTHDIWHILGGFSTDPLGELSLKAFELAQIRRPIAAIFVAGGLLQTLLKAPDQMGNFLEQIAIGYRMGAKAKPLLAQKWEEQWEKPLAEWRSELDVEPMTTYVP
- a CDS encoding glutathione S-transferase family protein; translation: MYKLYDFLPSGNGYKVRLLLTQLGIPFELILLDILKGETRTPEFLAKNPNGRIPLLELSPGEFLSESNAILIYLSQGTEFLPLSPLEHARVMQWLFFEQYSHEPFIATSRFWLQHDMAETKKQALEEKQAPGYAALGVMEQRLKDHPFLVNDRYTIADIALYAYTHVAHEGNFDLSGFSGILQWIDRVKSQPNHILITDEAIGQDS
- a CDS encoding DMT family transporter, which produces MFGLLIVLLSSVFFCFQNVLVRVLFKEHDVLGLFTTGGFVTPTLASSFLLMFMRTLLVIPLTSSAAPVLHPGIWSDLHYLRDRSNRSLLWQSLVGGGLMFLYLALLYIAIGSIPTGIAMTLFFTYPVFTALLSWKWFGSRPSSLSWIVMGFVLVGSYLTMPVINAQIDHASLVGILTGLGSGVTYAFYAVIAQKSFERIHPFSYTWISFGTTMILSGISLLVLNFHTQQLPWAALWVAGLLSAIVSFGGHLTNNFGIRYLGATAASIVAATNPALTALLAWFTIQERLNTIQIVGILIVTLSVALLSRELKAGKQG
- a CDS encoding signal peptidase I, whose translation is MPLEIITGNASLEGNHYRGWFMGHFITPADDPRSTDAVELKWASHPRGDRRTAWTTNTQVTTLSILIDGRFRVEFPERSIVLSQQGDYVMWLPGVEHCWEAEEDSTILTVRFPSVAA
- a CDS encoding glycoside hydrolase family 2 protein, encoding MFRQLEMGYPRPQLQRPNWMNLNGTWRFAFDDAGQWHQPEDVTEWTHAIEVPFAPEAPQSGIGDTGFHPNCWYEREFSVLVQEHCDLPDPAQINEPTCLTLRPGGRVLLHFGAVDYHARVWVNGHYLGEHEGGHTPFSFDITAALNPGEVQRVTVWAQDDPQELDKPRGKQDWLLDAHSIWYPRTSGIWQTVWLESVPETYIRQIRWTPHFERWEIGTEAFLAGSLQGDLQLRVRLTVDNRLLVSDIYEVINSEVHRRIALSDPGIDDYRNALLWSPEKPTLIDAQVQLWRGGELIDEVKSYTAMRTVGIQRDRFMLNGHPYYLRLVLDQGYWTETLMTPPSDEALRRDIELTKRMGFNGVRKHQKIEDPRFLYWADVMGLLVWEEMPSAYRFTHKAVERITKEWTEVLERDSSHPCIVAWVPFNESWGVPNLTENAAHRYYVQALYYLTKTLDPTRPVIGNDGWESTTTDILAIHDYDSQPQRLAKRYGSDVKLSDLFQNQRPGGRILTLDGYPHQGQPIMLTEFGGIAYTRPEESAHTWGYARSQDASDFQKQYSSLLLAVNRVEMFAGFCYTQLTDTFQEANGLLYADRTPKFPLEAIAAATLAREELPVAGMIAPLPDGHGGTPAWCDQNQMEQMPQCSGHPGQPW
- the galT gene encoding galactose-1-phosphate uridylyltransferase: MAPQMHSQELTKPDGRKLTLYSRQPISSEIQAPSPGSDPIQANPHLRWHPLRGEWVAYASHRQGRTFMPPPEYNPLAPTTNPQFPTELPQGRYDVAVFDNRFPSMIPSAHDAPETIVDTIPANGACEVVVFTQDPNTSLSQLPLDHLDLLLQVWGDRTRALGNQSQIQYVLPFENKGVEVGVTLHHPHGQIYAYPFVPPVPARMLEQQQSYHQQHQRGLLQDLIQQEINDNQRILYSDNEAIAFVPVCARYPYEVWVAPIQPVATFMDLSAAQRSSLAKALKTVTLKFDGLWQRPFPYLMAWFQAPTDGRSHPEAHLHAEFYPPYRTRDRLKYLAGTELAAGMFANDALPEEKAKELQAVTITLEEPSLSV
- a CDS encoding M24 family metallopeptidase, whose product is MVTALPLAIDQHKQQNQTSSEITDKLNKLRRALQETGAAAVRLRGTDWFAWATAGGSHTVLLAAAAGVADVLATQEGAYILTNEIEAQRLKDEELPGGMYQVQASPWADEEPQKAFLREVTAGGKIISDRPTNGESPLPNSLMQQKRILLPSEIDRYRQVGRLASEAMTEVMQQAQPDWTEYELAGAGAKALWSRGLHPALTLVAGERRLPLYRHAVPTGEAIGRRAMMVFCARGFGLYANLTRFVAFGKLSEEEQNRHRQVREIEAVVLDLSKPDIPLNQVYQHLKQAYEQHGYPDGIHKHHQGGPTGLSCPPQSRGKRSSNWGRVPITPFTFIRGT